One region of Caldimonas thermodepolymerans genomic DNA includes:
- a CDS encoding flavin reductase family protein, with translation MRIVNPPRRASAPSFSSLEFRRALGMFATGVTIVTGRDVDGRLVGLTANSFNSVSLEPPLVLWSLARRAGSMPAFARGSHYAIHVLAAEQMPLAERFASKHVDRFAGVAYRENACGVPVIDGAAAVFECFNRSQYEEGDHVIFVGEVERCSHRPDAAPLLFHGGRYFTELPL, from the coding sequence ATGCGGATCGTGAATCCGCCGCGCCGGGCCAGTGCCCCCAGTTTTTCCTCCCTCGAGTTCCGCCGTGCCCTGGGCATGTTCGCCACCGGCGTCACCATCGTGACCGGGCGCGACGTCGACGGCCGGCTCGTCGGCCTGACCGCCAATTCCTTCAACTCGGTGTCGCTGGAGCCGCCGCTGGTGCTGTGGAGCCTGGCGCGCCGCGCCGGCTCCATGCCTGCCTTCGCGCGCGGCTCGCACTACGCGATCCACGTGCTGGCCGCCGAGCAGATGCCGCTCGCGGAGCGCTTCGCGAGCAAGCACGTCGACCGCTTCGCCGGCGTCGCCTACCGGGAGAACGCCTGCGGCGTGCCGGTCATCGACGGCGCGGCCGCGGTGTTCGAGTGCTTCAACCGCAGCCAGTACGAGGAGGGCGACCACGTCATCTTCGTCGGCGAGGTCGAGCGCTGCTCGCACCGCCCGGACGCGGCGCCGCTGCTGTTCCACGGCGGGCGCTACTTCACCGAGCTGCCGCTGTGA
- a CDS encoding LysR family transcriptional regulator, producing the protein MPPASALNWDDLRYALAIAEAGSLTGAARRLGVQHSTVLRRLDALERRLGARLFDRHRQGYAPTEAGELLAAQARRMQPQIDEMTRRIAGRDLQLTGTVRLNTSYIAMLYLLPEPLAAFARAHPGIEVEVAEAMALVDLSRRDADVALRISTQVPQHLVGRQLGTVRFRVYARRGAPGLPRQPLPLADLVDGLPWIGYERDASGTFYQRWMRGHVPPERVRLRVDLFHSMAAMLRTGLGVGALPTFVGAQEPELVAVSNDLAGLATPMWLLTHPDLRRTARIRDFMQHVGEAVAQQLSAQDDAH; encoded by the coding sequence ATGCCGCCCGCCTCCGCACTGAACTGGGACGACCTGCGCTACGCACTGGCGATCGCCGAGGCCGGCTCGCTGACGGGGGCGGCGCGCCGGCTCGGCGTGCAGCACTCGACCGTGCTGCGCCGCCTCGACGCCCTGGAGCGACGGCTCGGGGCGCGGCTGTTCGACCGCCACCGGCAGGGCTACGCCCCCACCGAGGCCGGCGAACTGCTGGCCGCGCAGGCGCGGCGCATGCAGCCGCAGATCGACGAGATGACCCGGCGCATCGCCGGGCGCGACCTGCAGCTGACCGGCACGGTGCGGCTCAACACCTCGTACATCGCGATGCTCTACCTGCTGCCGGAGCCGCTGGCGGCCTTCGCGCGGGCGCACCCGGGCATCGAGGTCGAGGTGGCCGAGGCGATGGCGCTGGTGGACCTGTCGCGGCGCGATGCCGACGTGGCGCTGCGCATCAGCACGCAGGTGCCGCAGCACCTGGTCGGACGCCAGCTCGGCACGGTGCGCTTCCGCGTCTACGCGCGCCGGGGTGCCCCCGGCCTGCCCCGGCAGCCGCTGCCGCTGGCGGACCTGGTCGACGGGCTGCCGTGGATCGGCTACGAGCGCGACGCCTCGGGCACCTTCTACCAGCGCTGGATGCGCGGCCACGTGCCGCCCGAACGGGTGCGCCTGCGCGTGGACCTGTTCCACTCGATGGCTGCGATGCTGCGCACCGGGCTGGGCGTGGGCGCGCTGCCGACCTTCGTCGGCGCGCAGGAACCCGAGCTGGTGGCGGTCTCGAACGACCTCGCCGGCCTGGCCACGCCGATGTGGCTGCTGACGCATCCCGACCTGCGGCGCACCGCACGCATCCGCGACTTCATGCAGCACGTGGGCGAGGCGGTGGCGCAGCAGCTGTCCGCGCAGGACGACGCGCACTGA
- a CDS encoding putative bifunctional diguanylate cyclase/phosphodiesterase, translating into MSTDPPRLPQSFPPAEAQGGAALQQTLLEYQAIFDHAPVGVAVTRGRRIQRANRRFEQMFGWPRGALTDRTGESVWTTPEDYAEIGRLAARTLARGQPFEVERPMRRRDGSTFWARVRAMPIDPAHPRDGPTVWIIEDISAYRQALDALQRAQRELEQRVQERTEALSLAYAQLRREIEERESAESQVRHLAEHDPLTGLPNRRQLELRLAEALREAAARGRGVAVVFMNLERFKTINDSLGHVAGDRLLQQVARRIRQCVPARDTVARLGGDEFVLVLPDIAGAEDVAPVAARVADEVARPYEVDAQELRVTPTLGISLYPDHGDTPELLLAQAAAAMYQARAEGRRGYQFFSGRTDASSSQRLRLENDLHRAIERGELVLHYQPRYELATGALCACEALLRWQHPQRGEVSPTEFVPLAEESGLIAPIGAWVLREACRQLQRWQAQGLDVRPVSVNLSARQFRHQELLSMVHAVLDETGVAPHLLELEITETTLMHNTGETLSILGQLHALGIRISVDDFGTGYSSLAYLKRFPVDMLKIDRSFVHDLCTDDDDAIIVSAIIGLARSLQLRVVAEGVETPEQVDFLKQRGCDEAQGFLFGVPLPAGRFGALLGRPA; encoded by the coding sequence ATGAGCACCGACCCGCCCCGTCTCCCGCAGTCCTTCCCGCCTGCCGAGGCGCAGGGCGGTGCTGCCTTGCAGCAGACCCTGCTGGAGTACCAGGCGATCTTCGACCACGCTCCGGTCGGGGTCGCGGTGACCCGCGGCCGCCGCATCCAGCGCGCCAACCGCCGTTTCGAGCAGATGTTCGGCTGGCCGCGCGGCGCGCTGACCGACCGCACCGGCGAGTCCGTCTGGACCACCCCCGAGGACTACGCCGAGATCGGCCGCCTGGCCGCCCGCACGCTGGCGCGCGGCCAGCCGTTCGAGGTCGAGCGCCCGATGCGCCGCCGCGACGGCAGCACCTTCTGGGCCCGGGTGCGCGCGATGCCGATCGACCCCGCGCACCCCAGGGACGGCCCCACCGTCTGGATCATCGAGGACATCAGCGCCTACCGGCAGGCCCTGGACGCCCTGCAGCGGGCCCAGCGCGAGCTGGAGCAGCGGGTGCAGGAGCGCACCGAGGCGCTGTCGCTGGCCTACGCCCAGCTGCGCCGCGAGATCGAGGAGCGGGAAAGCGCCGAAAGCCAGGTCCGGCACCTGGCCGAGCACGACCCGCTGACCGGGCTGCCCAACCGGCGGCAGCTGGAGCTGCGCCTGGCCGAGGCGCTGCGCGAGGCGGCCGCACGCGGGCGCGGGGTCGCGGTCGTGTTCATGAACCTGGAGCGCTTCAAGACCATCAACGACTCGCTCGGCCACGTCGCCGGCGACCGGCTGCTGCAGCAGGTCGCCCGGCGCATCCGCCAGTGCGTGCCGGCACGCGACACGGTGGCCCGCCTGGGCGGCGACGAGTTCGTCCTGGTGCTGCCGGACATCGCCGGCGCCGAGGACGTCGCGCCGGTGGCCGCGCGGGTGGCCGACGAGGTGGCGCGCCCCTACGAGGTCGACGCGCAGGAGCTGCGCGTGACACCGACGCTGGGCATCAGCCTCTACCCCGACCACGGCGACACCCCCGAGCTGCTGCTCGCCCAGGCCGCCGCAGCGATGTACCAGGCGCGCGCCGAGGGCCGGCGCGGCTACCAGTTCTTCAGCGGTCGCACCGACGCCTCCTCGTCGCAGCGCCTGCGCCTGGAGAACGACCTGCACCGCGCGATCGAGCGCGGCGAGCTCGTGCTGCACTACCAGCCGCGCTACGAGCTGGCCACCGGCGCGCTGTGCGCCTGCGAGGCGCTGCTGCGCTGGCAGCACCCGCAGCGCGGCGAGGTCAGCCCGACCGAGTTCGTGCCGCTGGCCGAGGAAAGCGGGCTGATCGCGCCGATCGGCGCCTGGGTGCTGCGCGAGGCCTGCCGGCAGCTGCAGCGCTGGCAGGCGCAGGGGCTGGACGTGCGGCCGGTGTCGGTCAACCTCTCGGCGCGCCAGTTCCGCCACCAGGAGCTGCTGTCCATGGTCCACGCGGTGCTGGACGAGACCGGCGTGGCCCCGCACCTGCTCGAGCTGGAGATCACCGAGACCACGCTGATGCACAACACCGGCGAGACGCTGTCCATCCTCGGCCAGCTGCACGCGCTGGGCATCCGGATCTCGGTCGACGACTTCGGCACCGGCTACTCGAGCCTGGCCTACCTGAAGCGCTTCCCGGTCGACATGCTCAAGATCGACCGCTCCTTCGTGCACGACCTGTGCACCGACGACGACGACGCGATCATCGTCAGCGCCATCATCGGGCTGGCGCGCAGCCTGCAGCTGCGCGTGGTCGCCGAAGGGGTGGAGACGCCCGAGCAGGTGGACTTCCTCAAGCAGCGCGGCTGCGACGAGGCGCAGGGCTTCCTGTTTGGCGTGCCGCTGCCGGCCGGGCGCTTCGGCGCGCTGCTGGGCCGGCCTGCCTGA
- a CDS encoding carbohydrate ABC transporter permease, giving the protein MRPATEAPASRTAVRPAVRRRTRWTAGRVGLYVFLLSAAAFFLLPLYVMLVTSFKPMDEIRLGNIFALPTQPTVEPWITAWSAACTGLQCEGIRTGFWNSVAIVVPSTVLSILAGAVNGYALSFWRPRGGAWLFGVLMLGAFVPYQVLMYPLVRAFAGLSLYGTLPGIVLIHVIFGMPVMTLLFRNYYASLPMELFHAARVDGGGFWRIFFQLMLPMSVPIVVVAVIMQVTGIWNDFILGLVFAGRENLPMTVQLNNIINTTTGERLYNVNMAATILTSLVPLAVYLFSGRWFVRGIAAGAVKG; this is encoded by the coding sequence ATGCGCCCCGCCACCGAGGCCCCTGCGTCCCGCACCGCGGTGCGGCCGGCGGTGCGCCGGCGCACGCGCTGGACCGCCGGGCGTGTCGGGCTGTACGTCTTCCTGCTGTCGGCGGCGGCGTTCTTCCTGCTGCCGCTGTACGTGATGCTGGTCACCTCGTTCAAGCCGATGGACGAGATCAGGCTCGGCAACATCTTCGCGTTGCCGACGCAGCCGACGGTCGAGCCGTGGATCACCGCGTGGTCGGCGGCCTGCACCGGGCTGCAGTGCGAAGGCATCCGCACCGGGTTCTGGAACTCGGTGGCGATCGTCGTGCCGAGCACGGTGCTGTCGATCCTGGCCGGTGCCGTCAACGGCTATGCGCTGTCGTTCTGGCGCCCGCGCGGCGGCGCGTGGCTGTTCGGCGTGCTGATGCTGGGCGCCTTCGTGCCCTACCAGGTGCTGATGTACCCGCTGGTGCGCGCCTTCGCCGGGCTGTCGCTGTACGGCACGCTGCCGGGCATCGTGCTCATCCACGTGATCTTCGGCATGCCGGTGATGACGCTGCTGTTCCGCAACTACTACGCCAGCCTGCCGATGGAGCTGTTCCACGCGGCGCGCGTGGACGGCGGCGGCTTCTGGCGCATCTTCTTCCAGCTGATGCTGCCGATGTCGGTGCCGATCGTCGTCGTGGCCGTGATCATGCAGGTCACCGGCATCTGGAACGACTTCATCCTCGGGCTGGTGTTCGCCGGCCGCGAGAACCTGCCGATGACGGTGCAGCTGAACAACATCATCAACACCACCACCGGCGAGCGCCTCTACAACGTGAACATGGCCGCCACCATCCTCACGTCGCTGGTGCCGCTGGCGGTGTACCTCTTCTCCGGGCGCTGGTTCGTGCGCGGCATCGCGGCCGGGGCGGTCAAGGGTTGA
- a CDS encoding serine/threonine-protein kinase yields MTAPDASVAPFTHIGDYRVLRKLGEGATSEVFLCRDEFRARDVAVKRVRDAAVRDPVDGRYYSRFFAAEAALVGRLQHPHVVQIFDASDKPEEQYLVMEYVPGSTLRNYCRADQLLPLELIVELGFKCAMALDYVFRQGLIHRDIKPANLLTVEVNGHVTDVKVSDFGSVLNLGADVTQVHRVGSLTYMSPEQLDGGQLNAQSDMYALGAVLYHLITGHPPVEADSQAAMIQRILHAPVVPPSERRHSMHPAVDEVIMRALNKRPEHRYESWEEFANALASLVTNRHVPRGNMQVVLDSERFNLLRKLDFFRNFDDVELWEVVHQARWQRFPVGHKLMKRGERGRDFHIIAQGAIEVYRDGKKVETLKAGMLVGEMAYLAPSKDTRLRTADVVAIEPITTISFTPETLGQLSLACRGRFNEAFIGVLVRRLHAAHEALSHPQRIL; encoded by the coding sequence ATGACTGCCCCCGACGCCTCCGTCGCCCCCTTCACGCACATCGGTGACTACCGGGTGCTGCGCAAGCTGGGCGAAGGCGCCACCAGCGAGGTCTTCCTCTGCCGCGACGAGTTCCGCGCCCGCGACGTCGCGGTCAAGCGCGTGCGCGATGCGGCGGTGCGCGATCCGGTCGACGGGCGCTACTACTCGCGCTTCTTCGCCGCCGAGGCAGCCCTGGTCGGCCGGCTGCAGCACCCGCACGTGGTGCAGATCTTCGACGCCTCCGACAAGCCGGAGGAGCAGTACCTGGTGATGGAATACGTGCCCGGCAGCACGCTGCGCAACTACTGCCGCGCCGACCAGCTGCTGCCGCTGGAGCTGATCGTCGAACTCGGCTTCAAGTGCGCGATGGCGCTGGACTACGTGTTCCGCCAGGGGCTGATCCACCGCGACATCAAGCCGGCCAACCTGCTGACCGTGGAGGTCAACGGCCACGTGACCGATGTCAAGGTCAGCGACTTCGGCAGCGTGCTGAACCTGGGCGCCGACGTGACCCAGGTGCACCGGGTCGGCTCGCTGACCTACATGTCGCCCGAGCAGCTCGACGGCGGCCAACTCAACGCCCAGTCGGACATGTACGCGCTGGGCGCGGTGCTGTACCACCTGATCACCGGCCACCCGCCGGTCGAGGCCGACTCCCAGGCGGCGATGATCCAGCGCATCCTGCACGCGCCGGTGGTGCCGCCCAGCGAGCGCCGCCACAGCATGCACCCGGCGGTGGACGAGGTCATCATGCGCGCGCTCAACAAGCGCCCCGAGCACCGCTACGAGAGCTGGGAGGAGTTCGCCAACGCGCTGGCCTCGCTGGTCACCAACCGCCACGTGCCGCGCGGCAACATGCAGGTGGTGCTCGATTCCGAGCGCTTCAACCTGCTGCGCAAGCTGGACTTCTTCCGCAACTTCGACGACGTCGAGCTGTGGGAGGTGGTGCACCAGGCGCGCTGGCAGCGCTTCCCGGTCGGCCACAAGCTGATGAAGCGCGGCGAGCGCGGGCGCGACTTCCACATCATCGCCCAGGGCGCGATCGAGGTGTACCGCGACGGCAAGAAGGTCGAGACGCTCAAGGCCGGCATGCTGGTCGGGGAAATGGCCTACCTCGCGCCGAGCAAGGACACCCGGCTGCGCACCGCCGACGTGGTCGCGATCGAGCCGATCACGACCATCTCGTTCACCCCGGAGACGCTGGGCCAGCTGAGCCTGGCCTGCCGTGGCCGCTTCAACGAGGCCTTCATCGGGGTGCTGGTGCGCCGGCTGCACGCCGCGCACGAGGCCCTGTCGCACCCGCAGCGCATCCTCTGA
- the trxC gene encoding thioredoxin TrxC: MLIACARCHTVNRVPDARLADDPVCGRCKQALLPDHPVDLDDASFDAVVGATELPVVVDVWAPWCGPCRMMAPQFEQAARELKGQALFARLNSDDNPRTAVRHRIRSIPTVLLLRGGRETDRRTGAMSARDLVRWLQPGR, from the coding sequence ATGCTGATTGCCTGCGCCCGTTGCCACACCGTCAACCGCGTGCCCGATGCGCGCCTGGCGGACGACCCGGTCTGCGGGCGCTGCAAGCAGGCGCTGCTGCCCGACCACCCGGTCGACCTCGACGACGCCAGCTTCGACGCGGTGGTGGGCGCCACCGAGCTGCCGGTGGTGGTCGACGTGTGGGCCCCCTGGTGCGGGCCCTGCCGCATGATGGCGCCCCAGTTCGAGCAGGCCGCGCGCGAGCTGAAGGGCCAGGCCCTGTTCGCCAGGCTCAACAGCGACGACAACCCGCGGACCGCGGTCCGCCATCGCATCCGCAGCATCCCCACCGTGCTGCTGTTGCGCGGCGGCCGGGAAACCGACCGCCGCACCGGTGCGATGTCGGCCCGCGACCTCGTACGCTGGCTCCAGCCAGGGCGCTGA
- a CDS encoding tautomerase family protein — MPFAHLRYSADPERSVAPHELADCVTTLTAALLGKQPEVTAVHLEPVPPAQWFIGRRALDAQARASYQLRISVTEGTNTKDEKARYVAAVHEAMQGLLGPLHPASYVLVDEVRGDAYGYGGLTQERRYVEAQLTAAAR, encoded by the coding sequence ATGCCCTTCGCCCACCTGCGCTACAGCGCCGACCCCGAACGGTCGGTCGCGCCCCACGAACTGGCCGACTGCGTCACCACGCTGACGGCTGCCCTGCTCGGCAAGCAGCCCGAGGTCACCGCGGTGCATCTGGAGCCGGTGCCGCCGGCACAGTGGTTCATCGGACGGCGCGCGCTGGACGCCCAGGCGCGGGCGAGCTACCAGCTGCGCATCTCGGTCACCGAAGGCACCAACACCAAGGACGAGAAGGCGCGCTACGTCGCGGCGGTACACGAGGCGATGCAGGGGCTGCTCGGCCCGCTGCATCCGGCGAGCTACGTGCTGGTCGACGAGGTGCGGGGCGACGCCTACGGCTACGGCGGGCTCACCCAGGAGCGCCGCTACGTCGAGGCGCAGCTCACAGCGGCAGCTCGGTGA
- a CDS encoding carbohydrate porin yields MRLSDLMQARMRAPKRRLVAGAALALAAAGAAAQNNVSIEFSGYARAATGVNARGGTMVCFQLPGADTKYRLGNECDYVIEPSFAAKVAEIEGGGRWYVHFMPSVYRAWGDEEAGTSELTARFGQAYAYGLGIPQLSNGKVWAGRRFYDRVQLGINDQFLENHDGDGAGIEDMELGIGKFSYAFLMNPRAPSAVENRYEHAFRYTGIPTLANSELAVYFGYANTTSSKDQSTNPPTPKAEKNAHTRLGLYHVTQGTLGGSTFVGAKIERADDFRQWRAVLQQTGMLEGIRTGWDLIAEYRLKRVNGEDEKWYSLGGRTDTHISGPFRALVELGHDVIKPEGGPTRNLTKLTLAGAISAGNLPSSRPTIRLFYTYARWNDAAQDAINADTGLGSSRLSQVYGDRKSGSSIGVQFESWW; encoded by the coding sequence GTGAGACTGTCTGACCTGATGCAGGCGCGCATGCGCGCCCCGAAGCGACGCCTGGTCGCAGGCGCTGCGCTGGCCCTGGCCGCTGCCGGAGCCGCCGCGCAGAACAACGTGTCGATCGAGTTCTCGGGCTATGCCCGCGCCGCCACCGGCGTCAACGCGCGCGGCGGCACCATGGTGTGCTTCCAGCTGCCCGGGGCCGACACCAAGTACCGTCTCGGCAACGAGTGCGACTACGTGATCGAGCCCAGCTTCGCCGCCAAGGTGGCGGAGATCGAGGGCGGCGGGCGCTGGTACGTGCACTTCATGCCCTCGGTCTACCGCGCCTGGGGCGACGAGGAAGCGGGCACCAGCGAGCTGACCGCGCGCTTCGGCCAGGCCTACGCCTACGGCCTGGGCATCCCGCAGCTGTCCAACGGCAAGGTCTGGGCCGGCCGGCGCTTCTACGACCGCGTGCAGCTGGGCATCAACGACCAGTTCCTCGAGAACCACGACGGCGACGGCGCCGGCATCGAGGACATGGAGCTGGGCATCGGCAAGTTCAGCTACGCCTTCCTGATGAACCCGCGCGCGCCGTCGGCGGTGGAGAACCGCTACGAGCACGCGTTCCGCTACACCGGCATCCCGACGCTGGCCAACAGCGAGCTGGCGGTGTACTTTGGCTACGCCAACACCACGTCCAGCAAGGACCAGTCGACCAACCCGCCCACGCCCAAGGCCGAGAAGAACGCCCACACCCGCCTGGGCCTGTACCACGTGACGCAGGGCACGCTGGGCGGCAGCACCTTCGTCGGCGCGAAGATCGAGCGGGCGGACGACTTCCGCCAGTGGCGCGCCGTGCTGCAGCAGACCGGCATGCTCGAGGGCATCCGCACTGGGTGGGACCTGATCGCCGAGTACCGCCTCAAGCGCGTCAACGGCGAGGACGAGAAGTGGTATTCGCTGGGCGGGCGCACCGACACCCACATCAGCGGGCCGTTCCGCGCACTGGTCGAGCTGGGCCATGACGTGATCAAGCCCGAAGGCGGCCCGACCCGCAACCTGACCAAGCTGACGCTGGCCGGGGCGATCTCGGCGGGCAACCTGCCCAGCTCGCGCCCGACGATCCGCCTGTTCTACACCTACGCGCGCTGGAACGACGCGGCGCAGGACGCGATCAACGCCGACACCGGCCTGGGCAGCTCGCGCCTGAGCCAGGTCTATGGCGACCGCAAGAGCGGCTCGTCGATCGGCGTGCAGTTCGAATCCTGGTGGTGA
- a CDS encoding ABC transporter ATP-binding protein, whose protein sequence is MASVCIEDLQVRMGPVSILENLNLKVEEGEFLVLLGPSGCGKSTLLHSIAGLLDVHAGRIEIAGEDVTWADPKDRSIGMVFQSYALYPTMSVERNMSFGLRIAGVPKDEIARRVKRAAEMLHLGDLLHRKPSQLSGGQRQRVAIGRALVREAAVFLFDEPLSNLDAKLRAELRRELKQLHKELRSTMIYVTHDQVEAMTLASRIAVMKDGRIQQIGSPADVYHQPANMFVAGFLGAPGMNFVEGRLGFEGGRARFTSACVEVDLGSYPFQAAPPHGAQVVLGIRPEHVMLKPVNGAQTGTARVALVEPMGAHLVTWLDARGQSIAVQSAADLDVRPDQVVGFEIDVSKVSVFDAATQRRL, encoded by the coding sequence ATGGCCAGCGTCTGCATCGAAGATCTCCAGGTCCGCATGGGCCCCGTGTCCATCCTCGAGAACCTGAACCTCAAGGTCGAGGAAGGCGAGTTCCTGGTGCTGCTCGGGCCCTCGGGCTGCGGCAAGTCCACCCTGCTGCACTCGATCGCGGGGCTGCTGGACGTGCACGCCGGGCGCATCGAGATCGCCGGCGAGGACGTCACCTGGGCCGATCCCAAGGACCGCTCGATCGGCATGGTGTTCCAGTCGTACGCGCTCTATCCGACCATGAGCGTGGAACGCAACATGTCGTTCGGGCTGCGCATCGCGGGCGTGCCCAAGGACGAGATCGCGCGGCGCGTGAAGCGCGCGGCCGAGATGCTGCACCTGGGCGACCTGCTGCACCGCAAGCCTTCGCAGCTGTCGGGCGGCCAGCGCCAGCGCGTGGCGATCGGCCGGGCACTGGTGCGCGAGGCCGCGGTGTTCCTGTTCGACGAGCCGCTGTCCAACCTCGATGCCAAGCTGCGCGCCGAGCTGCGCCGCGAGCTCAAGCAGCTGCACAAGGAGCTGCGCTCGACCATGATCTACGTCACCCACGACCAGGTCGAGGCGATGACGCTGGCCAGCCGCATCGCGGTGATGAAGGATGGCCGCATCCAGCAGATCGGCTCGCCGGCCGACGTCTACCACCAGCCGGCCAACATGTTCGTGGCCGGCTTCCTCGGTGCGCCGGGCATGAACTTCGTCGAAGGGCGGCTGGGCTTCGAAGGCGGGCGCGCCCGCTTCACGTCCGCCTGCGTGGAGGTGGACCTGGGCAGCTACCCGTTCCAGGCCGCGCCCCCTCACGGCGCGCAGGTCGTGCTCGGCATCCGGCCGGAGCACGTGATGCTGAAACCGGTCAACGGTGCGCAGACCGGCACCGCGCGGGTCGCGCTGGTCGAGCCGATGGGCGCGCACCTGGTGACCTGGCTCGATGCCCGTGGCCAGTCGATCGCGGTGCAGTCGGCGGCCGACCTGGACGTGCGGCCCGACCAGGTGGTCGGCTTCGAGATCGACGTGAGCAAGGTGTCCGTGTTCGACGCCGCGACGCAGCGGCGCCTGTAA